The Kwoniella mangroviensis CBS 8507 chromosome 1 map unlocalized Ctg02, whole genome shotgun sequence genome window below encodes:
- a CDS encoding sorting nexin-3: protein MSQSQPYESNPYYQSPPQQQQPQQPYQNYQSQNPQSPSNASSHQAFQSPYTSNQGFSSPQQGYSNYPQQQQQQLTPQQNYQQSSQQGYGQQQGYFGQPSGGAGYGQTPQSPPVEVTHSPFVRTDSSARLTFSEMARMAGRPQTFDEMYAVPESFLEIEIRNPMTHGIGRKMYTDYEIVCMTNIPAFKLRHSVVRRRYSDFEAFRDILERESTRVNIPPLPGKVFTNRFTDEIIEQRREGLQRFLEIVAGHPLLQTGSKVLCAFLQDPSWEKSQWV, encoded by the exons atgagtcAGTCACAGCCATACGAAAGCAATC CATACTACCAGTCTCCTcctcagcaacaacaaccacaacagcCTTATCAGAACTACCAATCCCAAAACCCacaatcaccttccaacgCATCATCGCATCAAGCATTTCAATCGCCCTATACTTCAAACCAGGGGTTCAGTTCACCTCAACAAGGTTATTCGAATTACccacaacagcaacaacaacaactGACTCCCCAGCAAAATTATCAACAATCTTCACAACAGGGTTATGGACAGCAACAAGGTTACTTCGGTCAACCTTCAGGAGGAGCCGGGTATGGTCAGACCCCTCAGAGTCCTCCTG TCGAAGTGACCCACTCCCCCTTTGTCCGAACCGACTCTTCAGCCCGATTGACCTTCTCGGAGATGGCTCGTATGGCCGGTCGGCCCCAGACGTTCGACGAGATGTACGCTGTTCCAGAGAGCTTTCTGGAGATCGAAATTAGGAATCCGATGACTCACGGGATTGGGAGAAAGATGTATACGGATTACGAAATTgtctgtatg ACAAACATCCCAGCATTCAAACTCCGTCATTCAGTCGTACGTAGACGATACTCAGATTTCGAGGCTTTCCGAGATATactggaaagggaaagtacAAGAGTCAATATCCCTCCTTTACCTGGTAAA GTATTTACCAATCGATTCACTGACGAGATAATCGAACAACGGAGAGAAGGATTACAGCGATTCCTAGAGATCGTAGCTGGACATCCACTGTTGCAAACTGGAAGTAAAGTATTGTGTGCTTTCTTACAAGATCCCTCATGGGAGAAGTCTCAATGGGTGTAA